From the genome of Leptotrichia sp. HSP-342:
TTGGAAGTTTATTATTTTCCTCATAATAAAGTTTTAAAAAATATTCCTTTATATCTCCAACTAACGATAGACGCTGTTTTCTTACGATATATTTAACTATCCCTAGCGATTCTTTTGTAAAGTGGTCAAACGATTTTTCTAAAAACTTTTCTTTTTCTGAAAATTCTTTTAGAGGATCTTCTAAAATCTTTCTGAATTCCTCTTCCTCCTCATAATTTTCCATAAAAATATTTAGTACTTCCCTAACTTCATTTATACTGTCAGAAGATTTTGCTATATTGTAAATTGCTGATGCGTATCTTTTTGCAATCTCATCCCTAGCCATTTTAATCTCCTATCTCATCAATAAACTTATTTATAGTTTCATCCTGCTTTTCATCAATATTTTCCTTAATGATTTTTTCTGCAAGTTCAACTGCCATTTCCCCAACTTCCTTCTGAAGTTCAAATTTAGCATTTTGCCGCATTTTTTCAATGTCAGCT
Proteins encoded in this window:
- the atpH gene encoding ATP synthase F1 subunit delta, which gives rise to MARDEIAKRYASAIYNIAKSSDSINEVREVLNIFMENYEEEEEFRKILEDPLKEFSEKEKFLEKSFDHFTKESLGIVKYIVRKQRLSLVGDIKEYFLKLYYEENNKLPITAIFAKELSEKQRELLIEKLEKKYGKKIVLNLEVDKEIIGGGILKIGNEVINGSIKNQIEEIKKNF